In Chromobacterium rhizoryzae, one genomic interval encodes:
- a CDS encoding substrate-binding periplasmic protein — MWRPLLLALYCLAATARAETPAIDFATGEWPPYVSRSFTADGVFADMVRQICRRAGYTARFHYMSWPRAEAEVKAGRAAAAFPYRPTPERALSFDFSPPLIHSSSYFFYYKPRLANPPYDFHSLADLRAYRIGVQLGYWYQPLFKQYRLNTLNTNDEENAIRLLRAGHLDLAPLTLERGLFLIRTQAAGQERDFAYIPTPLDKATSLSLMYSRTYPNIVKLRRAIDQTLQAMQADGSLQAIYQRNFPELKPRR, encoded by the coding sequence ATGTGGCGTCCGCTGCTGCTTGCCCTCTATTGCCTGGCCGCGACCGCGCGCGCCGAAACGCCGGCGATAGACTTCGCCACCGGCGAGTGGCCGCCCTATGTGTCGCGCAGCTTCACCGCCGACGGCGTGTTCGCCGACATGGTGCGACAAATCTGCCGACGCGCCGGCTATACCGCGCGTTTTCACTATATGAGCTGGCCCCGCGCGGAAGCCGAAGTCAAAGCGGGCCGCGCCGCGGCGGCCTTTCCCTACCGGCCAACGCCGGAACGCGCGCTCAGTTTCGATTTCTCCCCGCCGCTGATCCACAGCAGCAGCTACTTCTTCTACTACAAGCCCCGGCTCGCCAATCCCCCCTACGACTTTCACAGCCTGGCCGACTTGCGCGCCTACCGCATCGGCGTGCAGCTGGGCTATTGGTACCAGCCGTTGTTCAAGCAATACCGCCTGAACACGCTGAACACCAACGACGAGGAAAACGCGATCAGGCTGCTGCGCGCCGGCCACCTGGACCTGGCGCCGCTGACGCTGGAACGCGGCCTGTTCCTGATCCGCACCCAGGCCGCCGGTCAGGAGCGCGACTTCGCCTACATTCCCACGCCGCTGGACAAGGCCACTTCGCTGTCGCTGATGTACTCGCGCACTTATCCGAACATCGTCAAACTACGGCGAGCAATCGATCAGACCCTGCAAGCGATGCAGGCCGACGGCAGCCTGCAAGCCATATACCAGCGTAATTTTCCCGAACTCAAGCCGCGGCGCTGA
- the ybaK gene encoding Cys-tRNA(Pro) deacylase — translation MSKEKAPVTQAIRVLREHQVAYSEHLYKYEEKGGTTVSARELGVDEHCVIKTLIMEDENKRPLIVLMHGDREVGTGMLAKQIGVKKVHPCDPKTADKHSGYQVGGTSPFGARHPMPVYMEASIVELERIYINGGKRGFLIGMSPKDAQRVLQPVLVSAAA, via the coding sequence ATGTCCAAGGAGAAAGCCCCGGTCACTCAGGCGATCCGGGTATTGCGCGAGCATCAGGTCGCTTATAGCGAGCATCTGTACAAGTACGAGGAAAAGGGCGGCACCACGGTGTCGGCGCGGGAGTTGGGCGTGGACGAGCACTGCGTGATCAAGACCTTGATCATGGAGGACGAGAACAAGCGGCCCTTGATCGTGCTGATGCACGGGGACCGCGAAGTGGGCACCGGCATGCTGGCCAAGCAGATCGGCGTCAAGAAGGTCCATCCCTGCGATCCCAAGACCGCGGACAAGCACAGCGGCTACCAGGTGGGCGGCACCAGTCCTTTCGGCGCCCGCCATCCGATGCCGGTGTATATGGAGGCCAGCATCGTCGAACTGGAGCGCATCTACATCAACGGCGGCAAGCGCGGTTTTCTGATCGGGATGTCGCCCAAGGACGCGCAGCGGGTGCTGCAGCCGGTTCTGGTCAGCGCCGCGGCTTGA
- a CDS encoding protein-methionine-sulfoxide reductase heme-binding subunit MsrQ: MTTLRLKSVTARPADRALAWFKCLLFAVCLLPLARAAWIVLSGEAVNPVEFITRSTGTWTLVWLLATLAMTPLRRLGVSGWPLKCRRMLGLFAFFYLSLHFLTYLWLDQFFDWAGIVRDIYKRPFITVGFAALLLMTPLALTSTQAWMRRLKRNWGRLHRLVYPTALLAVIHYWWLVKKDLSQPLIYAAVLAVLLGLRLWWRLRRPGGA, encoded by the coding sequence ATGACGACATTGCGCCTTAAATCTGTTACCGCTCGTCCGGCAGACCGCGCCTTGGCCTGGTTCAAATGCCTGCTGTTTGCGGTCTGTCTGTTGCCGCTGGCGCGCGCCGCCTGGATTGTGCTGTCCGGCGAGGCGGTGAACCCGGTGGAATTCATCACCCGTTCCACCGGCACCTGGACCCTGGTGTGGCTGCTGGCGACGCTGGCGATGACGCCCTTGCGGCGTTTGGGGGTTAGCGGCTGGCCGCTCAAGTGCCGGCGCATGCTGGGCTTGTTCGCCTTTTTCTACCTGAGCCTGCATTTCCTCACTTATTTGTGGCTGGACCAGTTCTTCGATTGGGCCGGCATCGTCAGGGACATCTACAAGCGGCCCTTCATCACCGTCGGTTTCGCCGCGCTCTTGCTGATGACGCCGTTGGCGCTGACCTCCACCCAGGCCTGGATGCGCCGGCTCAAGCGCAACTGGGGCCGGCTGCATCGGCTGGTCTATCCGACGGCCTTGCTGGCGGTCATCCATTACTGGTGGCTGGTGAAGAAGGACCTGAGCCAGCCCTTGATCTACGCGGCGGTGTTGGCTGTGCTGCTGGGGCTGCGGCTGTGGTGGCGGCTGCGCCGGCCCGGCGGCGCTTGA
- the msrP gene encoding protein-methionine-sulfoxide reductase catalytic subunit MsrP, with protein MLIKKPADIPSSDITPEGVYLNRRHFMLGSAGLLLSAETLAALAAKKSPLSTLAGNDKANSLKEIAGYNNFYEFGTDKSDPAANAGSLKTRPWNVLVDGEVAKPRSFGIEQLLKMPLEERVYRLRCVEGWSMVIPWVGFPLASLLKQMNPTSRAKYVAFETLQRPAEMPGQRGRVLDWPYREGLRMDEAMHPLTILAVGLYNDVLPNQNGAPIRLVVPWKYGFKSIKSIVRIHLQETMPATSWNRANAREYGFYSNVNPEVDHPRWSQASERRIGEFFKRKTLMFNGYADQVAGLYRGLDLRKNY; from the coding sequence ATGCTGATCAAGAAACCCGCCGATATTCCCTCGTCGGACATCACGCCGGAAGGCGTGTACCTGAACCGCCGCCACTTCATGTTGGGCAGCGCCGGCCTGCTGTTGTCCGCCGAGACGCTGGCGGCGCTGGCCGCCAAGAAAAGCCCCTTGTCGACGCTGGCCGGCAACGACAAGGCCAATAGCCTGAAAGAGATTGCCGGCTACAATAATTTCTACGAGTTCGGCACCGACAAGTCGGACCCGGCGGCGAATGCCGGCAGCCTGAAAACCCGTCCCTGGAACGTGCTGGTGGACGGCGAGGTAGCCAAGCCGCGCAGCTTCGGCATCGAGCAATTGCTGAAAATGCCGCTGGAGGAGCGCGTTTACCGGCTGCGCTGCGTTGAGGGCTGGAGCATGGTGATTCCATGGGTGGGTTTTCCGCTGGCCAGTCTGCTCAAGCAGATGAACCCGACCTCGCGCGCCAAGTACGTGGCCTTCGAAACCCTGCAGCGGCCGGCGGAAATGCCCGGCCAGCGCGGCCGGGTGCTGGACTGGCCCTACCGCGAGGGCCTGCGCATGGACGAAGCGATGCACCCGCTGACCATTTTGGCCGTCGGCCTGTACAACGATGTGCTGCCCAATCAGAACGGCGCGCCGATCCGCCTGGTGGTGCCGTGGAAATACGGCTTCAAGAGCATCAAGTCCATCGTGCGCATCCATCTGCAGGAAACCATGCCGGCCACCAGTTGGAATAGGGCCAATGCGCGCGAGTACGGCTTCTATTCCAATGTGAATCCGGAAGTGGACCATCCGCGCTGGAGCCAGGCCAGCGAGCGCCGCATCGGCGAATTCTTCAAGCGCAAGACGCTGATGTTCAACGGCTATGCCGATCAGGTGGCGGGTTTGTACCGCGGCCTGGATCTGCGCAAGAATTATTGA
- a CDS encoding TIGR01212 family radical SAM protein (This family includes YhcC from E. coli K-12, an uncharacterized radical SAM protein.), translating to MDLTRHLHTFGYYLKRRFGEPVHKLSLAGDFTCPNRDGTLGRGGCTFCNVRSFGRDPAALSISEQLAREKEKTDRARRYLAYFQAYTSTYAETEQLRRLYDEALAGADVVGLCVGTRPDCVPDAALALLAEYQDQGGEVWLELGLQTAHDQTQALIRRGHGLAEYRDAVRRARRHGLKICTHLIAGLPGEDAAAVHASLDTVLDIGVEGLKLHPLMVVRGSRMAAQYRRGEVTPWSLNDYAELAASLIRRTPPQVVYHRVSATAQAPTLIAPDWCGPRWTALQAIGRRLARDGGQGSALGQAWRAGAEPLA from the coding sequence ATGGATCTGACCCGGCATCTGCATACCTTTGGCTATTATCTGAAACGCCGCTTCGGCGAGCCGGTGCACAAATTGTCGCTGGCCGGCGATTTCACCTGTCCCAACCGCGACGGCACGCTGGGGCGCGGCGGCTGCACCTTTTGCAATGTGCGCAGTTTCGGCCGCGACCCGGCCGCCTTGTCTATCAGCGAGCAGTTGGCGCGGGAGAAGGAGAAGACCGACCGCGCGCGGCGCTACCTCGCCTATTTCCAGGCTTATACCAGCACTTATGCCGAAACCGAGCAGCTGCGCCGGCTGTACGACGAGGCGCTGGCAGGCGCCGATGTGGTGGGGCTGTGCGTCGGCACCCGGCCGGATTGCGTGCCGGACGCCGCGCTGGCCCTGCTGGCGGAATATCAGGACCAAGGCGGCGAGGTGTGGCTGGAACTGGGCTTGCAGACCGCGCATGACCAGACCCAGGCCTTGATCCGGCGCGGCCACGGCCTGGCCGAATATCGCGACGCGGTGCGACGCGCACGCCGGCACGGGCTCAAGATTTGCACCCATCTGATCGCCGGACTGCCCGGCGAGGACGCCGCCGCCGTCCACGCCTCGCTGGACACGGTATTGGATATCGGCGTGGAAGGGCTGAAGCTGCATCCGCTGATGGTGGTGCGCGGCTCGCGGATGGCGGCGCAATACCGGCGCGGCGAAGTGACGCCGTGGAGTCTGAACGACTACGCCGAGCTGGCGGCCAGCCTGATCCGCCGCACGCCGCCGCAGGTGGTCTACCATCGGGTGTCGGCCACCGCGCAAGCGCCCACCTTGATCGCGCCGGACTGGTGCGGGCCGCGCTGGACCGCCTTGCAGGCCATAGGCCGGCGCCTGGCGCGCGACGGCGGCCAGGGCAGCGCCTTGGGTCAGGCTTGGCGGGCGGGTGCGGAGCCGCTTGCGTAA
- a CDS encoding protein MIGRI has product MFGRLFKFFVLCGVLLMLARWLLNRRQRQSLHELFSTLALALLLSAGLFSLLYLLGWHRL; this is encoded by the coding sequence ATGTTCGGTCGTCTCTTCAAGTTTTTCGTATTGTGCGGCGTTTTGCTGATGCTGGCGCGCTGGCTGCTCAACCGGCGCCAGCGGCAGAGCCTGCACGAGCTGTTCAGCACCTTGGCGCTGGCGCTGCTGCTCAGCGCCGGGCTGTTTTCGCTGCTGTATCTATTGGGCTGGCATCGTCTTTAA
- the metX gene encoding homoserine O-succinyltransferase MetX, which yields MSDLHDSVGIVTAQTAVFDTPLPLNSGAVLPGYQLRFETYGELNAAKSNAILICHALSGHHHVAGRHQADDKAAGWWDNMVGPGKPIDTRRFFVVGVNNLGGCHGSTGPSSVNPATGRPWGSGFPVVTVSDWVTSQARLADRLGVERWAAVIGGSLGGMQAMQWSIDYPERIAHALLIASAPKLSAQNIAFNDVARQAILTDPEFHGGDFYAHDALPRRGLRLARMLGHITYLSDDGMGEKFGRMLRSGEYRFGYDVEFEIESYLRYQGDKFSDAFDANTYLLMTKALDYFDPAKDFGGDLVAALKKASARFLVASFTSDWRFSPERSRETVKALVAANRPVSYAEIESVHGHDAFLMTDEPYVQLMRAYLDRVAREVQA from the coding sequence ATGTCCGACCTCCACGACTCCGTCGGCATCGTCACGGCCCAAACCGCCGTGTTCGATACCCCCTTGCCGCTGAACAGCGGCGCCGTCCTGCCCGGCTATCAGCTGCGCTTCGAAACCTACGGCGAACTCAACGCCGCCAAAAGCAACGCCATCCTGATCTGTCACGCCTTGTCCGGCCATCATCACGTGGCCGGCCGGCACCAGGCGGACGACAAGGCCGCCGGCTGGTGGGACAATATGGTGGGCCCCGGCAAGCCCATAGACACCCGCCGCTTCTTCGTGGTGGGCGTCAACAATCTGGGTGGCTGCCACGGCAGCACCGGCCCGTCCAGCGTCAATCCGGCCACCGGCCGGCCCTGGGGTTCCGGCTTTCCCGTCGTCACCGTGTCAGACTGGGTCACCAGCCAGGCGCGGCTGGCGGACCGGCTGGGCGTGGAACGCTGGGCGGCAGTGATAGGCGGCAGCCTGGGCGGCATGCAGGCCATGCAGTGGAGCATCGACTACCCGGAGCGCATCGCCCACGCGTTGCTGATCGCCTCCGCGCCCAAATTGTCGGCGCAGAACATCGCCTTCAATGATGTGGCGCGCCAGGCCATCCTCACCGACCCCGAATTCCACGGCGGCGATTTCTACGCCCACGACGCGCTGCCGCGGCGCGGCCTGCGGCTGGCGCGCATGCTCGGCCACATCACCTATCTGTCCGACGACGGCATGGGCGAGAAATTCGGCCGCATGCTGCGCTCCGGCGAGTACCGCTTCGGCTACGACGTGGAGTTCGAGATCGAATCCTATCTGCGCTATCAGGGCGACAAGTTCTCCGACGCCTTCGACGCCAACACCTATCTGCTGATGACCAAGGCGCTGGACTACTTCGATCCGGCCAAGGACTTCGGCGGCGATCTCGTCGCCGCGCTGAAAAAGGCCAGCGCCCGCTTTCTGGTGGCCAGCTTCACCAGCGACTGGCGCTTCTCCCCTGAGCGCTCGCGCGAAACCGTCAAGGCGCTGGTGGCCGCCAACCGGCCTGTGTCCTACGCCGAGATCGAATCCGTCCACGGCCACGACGCCTTCTTGATGACCGACGAGCCCTATGTCCAATTGATGCGCGCCTACCTCGACCGCGTGGCGCGGGAGGTGCAAGCATGA
- the metW gene encoding methionine biosynthesis protein MetW yields MNAPQTTAPLRADLRLIADWIAPDSRVLDLGCGDGALLSWLGRNKQVVGYGVDLDVGNVVKCVNAGVNALQGDLETGLAEFDSDAFDHVVLSQTIQAMRETEQILNEMLRVGREAIVTFPNFGYWENRWQILQGHMPVSDTIPYQWYDTPNIHWCMLGDFEALCAKNRLRVVERVVMNGVKRVTFMPNLRGSLAFYRVARQ; encoded by the coding sequence ATGAACGCTCCGCAAACCACGGCGCCCTTGCGCGCCGACCTGCGCCTGATCGCCGACTGGATCGCGCCCGACAGCCGCGTGCTGGACCTGGGCTGCGGCGACGGCGCGCTGCTGTCCTGGCTGGGCCGCAACAAACAGGTGGTCGGCTACGGCGTGGACCTGGATGTCGGCAATGTCGTCAAATGCGTAAACGCCGGCGTAAACGCGCTGCAAGGCGATCTGGAAACCGGCCTGGCCGAATTCGACAGCGACGCCTTCGACCACGTGGTGCTGTCGCAAACCATACAGGCGATGCGCGAGACCGAGCAGATCCTGAACGAGATGCTGCGCGTCGGCCGCGAAGCCATCGTCACGTTTCCCAACTTCGGCTACTGGGAAAACCGCTGGCAGATCCTGCAAGGCCACATGCCGGTCTCCGACACCATTCCCTACCAGTGGTACGATACGCCCAACATTCACTGGTGCATGCTCGGCGACTTCGAAGCGCTGTGCGCCAAGAATCGGCTGCGCGTGGTGGAACGCGTGGTGATGAACGGGGTCAAACGGGTGACTTTCATGCCCAATCTGCGCGGCAGCCTGGCCTTCTACCGGGTGGCGCGCCAATAA
- a CDS encoding AmpG family muropeptide MFS transporter, which produces MSNTTIDWRRDVFSRTMLICVFTGFASGLPLYTLINLLPAWLRSEGVDLKAIGLFALIGLPYTWKFLWSPLMDRYVPPLLGRRRGWMLLTQLALIVTMAGFGLFNPTQHIWSIAALAVGVAFFSASQDIVLDAYRREILSDNELGLGNTVHINAYRLAGLVPGSLSLILADHISWDQVFLITALFMIPGLLMTLRVSEPKLAGQAPKTLREAVVEPFHEFITRQGWQGAAWILGFIFLYKLGDSMATSLATPFYMDMGYAKSQIGLVAKHAALWPAVIGGLLGGLWMIKLGINRALWAFGVVQVLSILGFAWLASYGRFASIGAHELSMLAVVIGFEALGVGLGTAAFVAFIAKSTHPAYTATQFALFTSLAAVPRTLANASTGYIIDAIGWTSFFLLCTALALPGMVLLLKVAPWREKEGA; this is translated from the coding sequence ATGAGCAACACAACCATAGACTGGCGGCGCGACGTCTTTTCGCGCACGATGCTGATCTGCGTCTTCACCGGCTTCGCCTCCGGTCTTCCGCTGTACACCCTGATCAATCTGCTTCCCGCCTGGCTGCGCAGCGAAGGCGTCGACCTCAAGGCCATCGGTCTGTTCGCGCTGATCGGCCTGCCCTATACCTGGAAATTCCTGTGGTCCCCCTTGATGGACCGCTACGTGCCGCCGCTGCTGGGCCGCCGTCGCGGCTGGATGCTGCTGACCCAGCTGGCGCTGATCGTCACTATGGCCGGCTTCGGCCTGTTCAACCCGACCCAGCACATCTGGAGCATCGCCGCGCTGGCGGTGGGCGTGGCCTTCTTCTCCGCCAGCCAGGACATCGTGCTGGACGCCTATCGCCGCGAGATCCTCAGCGACAACGAACTGGGCCTCGGCAATACCGTGCACATCAACGCCTACCGCTTGGCCGGCCTGGTTCCAGGTTCGCTGTCGCTGATCCTGGCCGATCACATCTCCTGGGATCAGGTCTTCCTAATCACCGCGCTGTTCATGATCCCCGGCCTGCTGATGACGCTGCGAGTCAGCGAGCCCAAGCTCGCCGGCCAAGCGCCCAAGACCCTGCGCGAAGCCGTGGTCGAACCCTTCCATGAATTCATCACCCGCCAGGGCTGGCAGGGCGCGGCCTGGATTCTGGGCTTCATCTTCCTGTACAAGCTGGGCGACAGCATGGCCACCTCGCTGGCCACCCCCTTCTACATGGACATGGGTTACGCCAAATCCCAGATCGGCCTGGTGGCCAAGCACGCGGCGCTGTGGCCGGCGGTAATAGGCGGCCTGCTCGGCGGCCTGTGGATGATCAAGCTGGGCATCAACCGGGCGCTGTGGGCCTTCGGCGTGGTGCAGGTGCTGTCCATCCTGGGCTTCGCCTGGCTGGCCAGCTACGGCCGCTTCGCCTCCATCGGCGCGCATGAACTGAGCATGCTGGCCGTGGTCATCGGCTTCGAGGCGCTGGGCGTGGGTCTTGGCACCGCGGCCTTCGTCGCCTTCATCGCCAAGAGTACCCACCCGGCCTACACCGCCACCCAGTTCGCCTTGTTCACCAGTTTGGCGGCCGTGCCGCGCACCCTGGCCAACGCCTCCACCGGCTACATTATCGACGCCATAGGCTGGACCAGTTTTTTCCTGTTGTGCACCGCGCTGGCGCTGCCCGGCATGGTGTTGTTGCTGAAAGTCGCCCCATGGAGGGAAAAGGAGGGAGCATGA
- a CDS encoding MliC family protein: protein MKAWKPALLCATLLSASCAASASADTAMQTVKYRCNGSKMVVVEYPQQQSDAAIQLNWNHHRYRLTPAKVAQGERYVSQQLIWSLLDEQARLTTRGGRVLAQGCRKIQLPATADGA from the coding sequence ATGAAGGCATGGAAACCAGCGTTGCTCTGCGCAACGCTGCTGAGCGCGTCCTGCGCCGCGTCGGCCTCCGCCGACACGGCCATGCAAACCGTCAAATACCGCTGCAACGGCAGCAAAATGGTGGTGGTGGAGTATCCGCAGCAGCAAAGCGACGCCGCCATCCAGCTGAACTGGAACCATCACCGCTACCGGCTGACGCCGGCCAAGGTCGCCCAGGGCGAGCGTTACGTCAGCCAACAACTGATCTGGTCGCTGCTGGACGAGCAAGCGCGCCTGACCACTCGCGGCGGCCGCGTGCTGGCGCAAGGCTGCCGCAAGATCCAGCTGCCGGCAACGGCCGACGGCGCTTAA
- a CDS encoding type IV pilin protein: MRTQAGMSLLELLTAMAVAAILAAMAWPAYQQQILRGQLAEARAALLENLHFIQRWHLENRSGSTAWPPLPRPATRDFDIRLGSVSLGSDSAGQASFRLLAKPRAGHRLAGRLQLSLDQDGNLAQCGPEESGPQSCRAWGD, translated from the coding sequence ATGAGGACGCAAGCGGGCATGAGCTTGCTGGAATTGCTGACGGCGATGGCGGTGGCGGCCATTCTGGCCGCGATGGCCTGGCCGGCCTATCAGCAGCAGATATTGCGCGGGCAGTTGGCGGAGGCGCGCGCGGCGCTATTGGAGAATCTGCATTTCATCCAGCGCTGGCACCTGGAAAACCGCTCGGGATCCACGGCATGGCCGCCTCTGCCGCGACCCGCCACCCGCGATTTCGACATTCGGCTGGGCAGCGTCAGCCTGGGCTCGGACAGCGCCGGACAAGCCAGTTTCCGTCTGCTGGCCAAGCCCAGGGCCGGCCACCGTTTGGCCGGCCGCTTGCAGCTGAGCCTGGATCAGGACGGCAATCTGGCGCAATGCGGGCCGGAGGAGTCCGGCCCGCAGTCGTGCCGGGCCTGGGGAGATTAA
- a CDS encoding PilW family protein produces the protein MAARARVQGFSLVEMMVAMSMGLLVLALALQGALTMQGSLRVLENGLRQHQDGQFALAQLAESWRKHGRFACAQAMESPGRGFEAPEGMRFRYGVGAAAALLAEDATRTTLSWQGEADWEEAALASCSSLRLLKRGEPGLEWRREAGAHVLTWPGAAKAGLLSGADIASLEVLAIASQRYILRREDDDGDALWLEESLPGRAAEPPQLLATGVAALRQRLGVRSGCRPLALAWREGPEQLAAEDWKRLSRVELALELQAGGRRRSWTTVVALTPALPCALEPGG, from the coding sequence GTGGCGGCCCGCGCGCGCGTCCAGGGCTTCTCCCTGGTGGAAATGATGGTGGCGATGAGCATGGGGCTGCTGGTGTTGGCGCTGGCCTTGCAGGGGGCGTTGACGATGCAGGGCAGCTTGCGCGTGTTGGAGAACGGTTTGCGTCAACATCAGGATGGACAGTTCGCGCTTGCGCAATTGGCGGAAAGCTGGCGCAAGCATGGACGTTTCGCTTGCGCGCAGGCAATGGAGTCGCCGGGGCGAGGGTTCGAGGCGCCGGAAGGCATGCGCTTTCGCTACGGGGTTGGCGCGGCGGCGGCCTTGCTGGCGGAGGACGCGACGCGGACCACGCTGAGTTGGCAAGGCGAGGCGGATTGGGAAGAGGCGGCGCTGGCCAGTTGTTCCAGCCTGAGGCTGTTGAAGCGGGGCGAGCCGGGGCTGGAATGGCGACGGGAGGCCGGCGCGCATGTGCTGACCTGGCCGGGGGCGGCGAAGGCCGGGCTCTTGAGCGGCGCGGATATCGCCTCCTTGGAGGTCTTGGCCATCGCCTCGCAGCGTTACATTCTGCGTCGCGAGGATGACGATGGCGACGCGCTGTGGTTGGAGGAAAGCCTGCCCGGCAGAGCGGCGGAGCCGCCGCAATTGCTGGCGACGGGCGTGGCGGCGTTGAGGCAGCGCCTTGGCGTTCGCAGCGGGTGTCGACCATTGGCGCTGGCCTGGAGGGAGGGGCCGGAGCAATTGGCCGCGGAGGATTGGAAGCGGCTGTCGCGGGTGGAACTGGCGCTTGAGTTGCAAGCGGGCGGTCGCCGGCGGAGCTGGACCACGGTGGTGGCGCTGACGCCGGCCCTGCCGTGCGCGCTGGAGCCGGGTGGATGA
- a CDS encoding GspH/FimT family pseudopilin — MRTQTGFTLIEAMTVLAIMLLCLAIAAPGLGRLLSTQQLRSHAQAMANLLHFARSEALRSKRPVYVCAANLKRNLQLQGCAKQRQVWDRGALVYADKGGGAQAGYDSQERLHLLVFAVGKVRMRAERDQLQFMPNGRLARGQSARLLLESPRAGVCLTLTVSVHGRAEVGRADHDCPA, encoded by the coding sequence ATGCGAACTCAGACCGGTTTCACCCTGATTGAGGCCATGACGGTTCTGGCGATCATGCTGCTCTGTTTGGCGATCGCCGCGCCGGGACTGGGCCGTTTATTGTCGACGCAGCAATTGCGCAGCCATGCCCAGGCAATGGCCAATCTATTGCACTTCGCCCGTAGCGAGGCGCTGAGGAGCAAGCGGCCGGTATACGTGTGCGCGGCCAATCTGAAGCGCAATCTGCAATTGCAAGGCTGCGCCAAGCAGCGGCAGGTGTGGGACCGCGGCGCGTTGGTGTATGCGGATAAAGGGGGCGGCGCCCAGGCCGGCTACGACAGCCAGGAGCGTTTGCATCTGCTGGTGTTCGCCGTGGGCAAGGTCAGGATGCGCGCGGAACGGGATCAGCTGCAATTCATGCCGAACGGACGGCTGGCCCGCGGCCAGAGCGCGCGCCTGTTGTTGGAAAGCCCGCGCGCCGGCGTGTGCTTGACGCTGACGGTCAGCGTTCATGGCCGAGCGGAAGTCGGAAGGGCGGATCATGACTGCCCGGCCTGA